A genomic segment from Lignipirellula cremea encodes:
- a CDS encoding DNA alkylation repair protein, producing MSQIISPAAVCLVRLQELGDPQIAQHSQRFFKTGPGEYGEGDLFLGIRVPVLRRLVREFRTCDESDLAELMASPWHEARLLGLLILVDQYQRGEEPEKRRCHVFYRRHLDRVNNWDLVDSSAPTIVGDYLRRRSRGYLHQLARSRSLWRRRIAIIATLAMIREDDWDETLALAEKLLQDPADLLHKAVGWMLREVGKRDAAVLARFLERHAACMPRTMLRYAIESMPEPDRRYYRELPRKSPEET from the coding sequence ATGTCGCAGATCATCAGCCCGGCCGCAGTCTGTCTGGTTCGCCTGCAGGAACTGGGTGACCCGCAGATTGCCCAGCATTCCCAGCGATTTTTCAAAACCGGGCCCGGCGAATACGGTGAGGGCGACCTGTTCCTGGGGATACGCGTGCCCGTGTTACGGCGACTGGTGCGGGAATTTCGCACTTGCGATGAAAGCGACCTGGCGGAGCTGATGGCTTCGCCCTGGCACGAGGCCCGCCTGTTGGGGCTGTTGATTCTGGTCGACCAGTATCAGCGGGGTGAGGAACCAGAGAAACGGCGTTGTCATGTGTTTTATCGCCGTCATCTGGATCGCGTTAACAACTGGGATCTGGTTGACAGTTCGGCGCCGACCATCGTGGGTGACTATTTACGACGTCGCAGCCGAGGCTACCTGCACCAGCTGGCCCGTTCCCGGAGCCTGTGGCGCCGGCGGATTGCGATTATTGCCACGCTGGCCATGATCCGGGAGGACGATTGGGACGAGACCCTGGCGCTGGCGGAGAAGCTACTGCAGGATCCGGCCGACTTGCTGCACAAGGCGGTCGGCTGGATGCTGCGCGAAGTGGGGAAGCGGGATGCGGCCGTGCTGGCCCGTTTTTTGGAACGGCATGCGGCTTGCATGCCTCGAACCATGCTGCGGTATGCGATCGAATCGATGCCGGAGCCGGACCGAAGATATTATCGCGAGTTGCCCAGGAAATCGCCCGAGGAGACGTAA